From the Cohaesibacter sp. ES.047 genome, one window contains:
- the phnG gene encoding phosphonate C-P lyase system protein PhnG, whose protein sequence is MLESDQKQAGDHGVDARMQSSLTSEDEARQRRMSILGNASARDLVNHWQCLDIDPEVELLRGPETGLIALRGRIGGGGAPFNFGEATVTRATVRMACGAIGHAVMLGRDAGKVKLAAVIDALATDDAMSGKIEDNILTPLAMIAAKRDRDQAAKAQATRVNFFTMVRGDD, encoded by the coding sequence TTGCTTGAAAGTGACCAAAAACAGGCTGGCGATCACGGTGTTGATGCCAGAATGCAAAGCTCGCTGACCAGTGAAGATGAGGCACGACAGAGACGCATGTCGATCCTTGGTAACGCCAGTGCCAGGGATCTCGTCAACCATTGGCAGTGCCTTGATATCGATCCTGAGGTGGAACTCTTGCGAGGACCAGAAACGGGCCTGATTGCCCTGCGTGGCCGCATTGGCGGCGGTGGTGCGCCGTTCAATTTTGGCGAAGCGACCGTTACCCGCGCGACAGTGCGCATGGCATGTGGTGCCATTGGACACGCCGTGATGCTCGGCCGCGATGCTGGCAAGGTCAAACTGGCTGCGGTGATTGATGCTCTTGCAACCGATGACGCGATGTCGGGCAAAATCGAGGATAATATCCTGACGCCGCTTGCGATGATTGCCGCCAAACGCGATCGCGATCAAGCGGCCAAAGCGCAGGCGACACGGGTCAATTTCTTCACCATGGTGAGAGGGGATGACTGA
- the phnH gene encoding phosphonate C-P lyase system protein PhnH, protein MSVFSEIQTTGGVTQGAMQGGLGEPVLQSQRIFRVIMEAMARPGKIMPVATDAMPPLPLMPLAAAVLYTVSDADTPIWMDEPLAGEQSVADWLTFHVGCPIVQDPAFATFALISDAEGMPFLDVFSKGLQDYPDQSATLILQVESLKVSAGWELRGPGIKDRHALSVEPISPHFLDQWRANHALYPRGADVILVAPDAIACLPRTTTIAMPDPSGKEG, encoded by the coding sequence ATGTCGGTATTTAGTGAAATTCAGACGACAGGCGGGGTGACGCAGGGCGCGATGCAGGGTGGTCTGGGTGAGCCGGTGCTGCAAAGCCAGCGCATCTTCCGGGTGATCATGGAAGCCATGGCGCGACCCGGCAAGATCATGCCGGTTGCAACCGATGCCATGCCGCCATTGCCGTTGATGCCGCTCGCCGCGGCGGTTCTCTACACGGTCTCGGATGCCGATACACCCATATGGATGGATGAGCCATTGGCCGGAGAACAATCGGTTGCGGACTGGCTGACCTTCCATGTCGGTTGCCCGATTGTCCAAGACCCCGCGTTCGCGACTTTTGCACTGATTTCGGATGCGGAAGGCATGCCTTTTCTTGATGTCTTCTCGAAGGGATTGCAGGACTATCCGGACCAGTCCGCCACGCTGATCCTTCAGGTGGAAAGCCTGAAGGTAAGCGCGGGCTGGGAGTTGAGAGGGCCGGGCATAAAGGACCGCCACGCGCTTTCCGTCGAGCCAATCTCACCGCATTTTCTTGATCAGTGGCGGGCAAATCATGCGCTCTATCCACGCGGTGCCGATGTCATTCTCGTTGCACCGGACGCGATAGCCTGCCTCCCCAGAACCACAACAATTGCGATGCCGGACCCCTCCGGGAAGGAAGGCTGA
- a CDS encoding carbon-phosphorus lyase complex subunit PhnI produces MYVAVKGGEAAISAAHQLLADKRRGNRDVPTISLDQVGEQLSLAVDRVMSEGALYDRELASLAVKQSRGDLIEAVFLTRAYRTTLPRFGYSEAIDTGKMQIERRVSATFKDLPGGQILGPTFDYTHRLLDPSLASDEEPPEALRVDPVPGADPEAEKEPMPRVSDLIAGEGLMEPDSAPPEDGADWPEPGDISRAPIQYPLDRQLRLQALSRGDEGFLLSLGYSTQRGYGRTHPFAGEIRIGEVDVRMTVPELGFDVSLGRIQISECQLVNQFKGSKVAPPQFTRGYGLVFGQSERKAMSMALCDRALRAEELGEDIIAPAQDEEFVISHADNVQATGFVEHLKLPHYVDFQAELKLVRRMQAEFYASQSDASASQAENTEEAAQ; encoded by the coding sequence ATGTATGTAGCCGTCAAGGGCGGGGAAGCCGCCATCAGTGCCGCCCATCAGTTGCTCGCCGACAAGCGACGTGGCAACAGGGATGTTCCTACCATTAGTCTCGATCAGGTCGGCGAACAACTCTCGCTGGCCGTTGATCGCGTCATGAGCGAGGGTGCGCTTTATGATCGGGAGCTGGCTTCCTTGGCGGTCAAGCAGTCCCGGGGCGACCTTATCGAGGCCGTCTTCCTTACCCGTGCTTATCGCACGACCTTGCCACGCTTTGGCTATTCCGAAGCCATCGACACCGGCAAGATGCAGATTGAACGCCGTGTCTCGGCAACCTTCAAGGATCTCCCCGGAGGGCAGATTCTGGGACCAACCTTTGACTATACGCATCGTTTGCTCGACCCCAGTCTTGCCAGCGATGAAGAACCGCCTGAAGCCTTGCGCGTCGATCCCGTGCCGGGAGCAGATCCAGAGGCCGAGAAGGAACCGATGCCGCGCGTCTCCGATCTCATAGCAGGCGAGGGGCTCATGGAACCCGATAGTGCGCCGCCAGAAGACGGAGCAGACTGGCCGGAACCGGGAGATATTTCCCGCGCACCGATCCAGTATCCGCTCGACCGTCAGCTCCGTCTACAGGCCCTGTCGCGCGGCGACGAAGGCTTTCTTCTCTCGCTTGGCTATTCCACCCAGCGCGGCTATGGCCGCACCCATCCTTTTGCCGGTGAGATCCGCATTGGTGAGGTGGATGTTCGGATGACTGTGCCGGAACTGGGCTTCGATGTCTCCCTTGGACGCATCCAGATCAGCGAATGCCAGCTCGTCAACCAGTTCAAGGGATCCAAGGTCGCACCGCCCCAATTCACCCGCGGCTACGGTCTGGTCTTTGGCCAGTCCGAACGCAAGGCGATGTCCATGGCTTTGTGCGACCGCGCTCTGAGGGCCGAAGAACTGGGCGAAGACATCATCGCTCCGGCGCAGGACGAAGAATTTGTCATCTCCCATGCCGACAATGTTCAGGCCACCGGTTTCGTCGAGCATCTCAAGCTGCCGCACTATGTGGATTTTCAGGCCGAGCTGAAGCTTGTACGCCGCATGCAGGCCGAATTCTACGCGAGTCAATCCGATGCAAGCGCTTCGCAGGCCGAAAACACAGAGGAGGCGGCACAATGA